Proteins found in one Triticum urartu cultivar G1812 chromosome 4, Tu2.1, whole genome shotgun sequence genomic segment:
- the LOC125550900 gene encoding uncharacterized protein LOC125550900: METMSYPCSPLLSLPTHEESSFFMWSPQVALHENATIHVDHPTDQQPDNVFLDTAAQDYANDWHQQDASDLGVFTYCDERILGQESGNLVAIQEELMEENSLTDLLLTGAEAVEAGDPRFALAVFSRLDGLLLGSPENAAAGSFDRLAYHFAQGLRSRISSASTSCSPPEPPASDRMSAQQIIQELSPFAKFAHFTANQAILDATKGDTHVHVVDLNIGEGIQWPSFMSDLARHGGMSFHLTAITADADYTDGVHHASARRLSEFADSLNLPFQYSCLCLHSDEDLHEFSKNCKGSVIFSCDTTSMPYKLLSKLPALLPACVKLLQPKLMVVVEEELVRIGKEVPLCKASFVDFFFEALHHFTTVFESLASCFVGGNQGACLRLVEREMVGPRIQDFVGQYGSMTVEVTAPRVLEREGSSQLSAEVLISAVADDLGSCFISFLAHINGTQTCEDNDRRRLELVLLRIHTVVVEAEGRHITNRRVFLQLKALIQDLGMEVLISAVTGDLVSRFISFLAQNYGTQACEEDRRRLEHILLRMNMVVEEAEGRHITNRGMFLQLKTLMEGVYLGYYMLDRLKFQPLGEESIADDEVSHWSQSLAVSTFNTAKRLRFAVAASMMKNTPIAFGTRSTTKLKSVLESLEATTADMREFVVLLGSCPRLPRQPYCMYLYMDKCMFGRHVEKEQLINFLLCDDSRHDCTHISILPIIGPHRIGKKTLVQHACKDERVCNRFSHMFFFKGDDLANGVFALNNQAASGKYLFVVDFIFDVDEAAWTNFQSYLQKLPGAGIKIVVTGRAEQVANLGTAQPIRLKSLSQEEYWYYFKALAFGSMDPDDHPKLASLGMQLAALLQGSFLGANILGELLRANPSTEFWRGVLSSIRGLVREHLSSFGTHPEDLLGRNFPVNFGSAALVGGQAQRYLVYDLREAGPGQSELPKLTSQELLTGRDIPVEDKFEVLVWRSRIPPYGDYVVTYEKQKNHVAVRKRQRKS; the protein is encoded by the exons ATGGAGACCATGTCATATCCTTGTTCCCCTCTTCTCTCCCTCCCCACACATGAAGAGAGCAGCTTTTTCATGTGGTctcctcaagtagctctccaCGAGAATGCCACCATCCATGTTGATCATCCCACTGATCAGCAACCTGATAATGTGTTCTTGGACACTGCAGCTCAAGATTATGCTAATGATTGGCATCAACAAGATGCTTCTGATCTTGGTGTGTTCACCTATTGTGATGAGAGGATTCTGGGCCAAGAGAGTGGCAACTTGGTCGCGATCCAGGAAGAGCTCATGGAGGAGAACAGTTTAACTGATCTCCTCCTCACTGGTGCAGAGGCGGTCGAGGCGGGGGATCCAAGATTTGCCTTGGCAGTGTTCTCAAGGCTTGATGGCCTCCTCCTTGGCAGCCCTGAAAATGCAGCAGCCGGCTCTTTTGATCGCCTGGCCTACCACTTTGCCCAAGGTCTGCGGTCCCGGATCTCCAGTGCAAGCACCAGTTGCTCTCCGCCGGAGCCACCGGCGTCTGACAGAATGTCGGCGCAGCAGATTATACAAGAGCTGTCACCGTTTGCCAAGTTTGCGCACTTCACTGCCAACCAGGCCATTCTAGATGCCACCAAGGGCGATACACATGTGCACGTTGTCGACCTGAACATTGGCGAGGGCATCCAGTGGCCATCGTTCATGTCAGATCTTGCCCGTCATGGCGGCATGTCATTCCACCTCACGGCGATCACAGCAGACGCCGACTACACCGACGGCGTTCACCATGCATCTGCGCGGCGGCTCTCGGAGTTCGCTGACTCCTTGAACCTCCCGTTCCAGTACAGCTGTCTCTGTTTACATAGTGATGAAGACCTGCATGAATTCTCCAAGAACTGTAAAGGTTCGGTGATCTTCTCATGCGACACAACAAGCATGCCTTACAAGTTGCTGAGCAAGTTACCGGCACTCCTACCTGCCTGTGTTAAACTGTTACAGCCAAAGTTAATGGTCGTCGTAGAAGAGGAGCTGGTTAGAATCGGAAAGGAGGTGCCTCTATGTAAGGCCTCCTTTGTCGACTTCTTCTTCGAGGCATTGCACCACTTTACCACGGTGTTCGAGTCACTGGCCAGCTGCTTCGTTGGTGGTAACCAGGGGGCGTGCCTGAGACTTGTGGAGAGGGAGATGGTGGGGCCAAGGATACAAGACTTTGTGGGGCAGTATGGGTCTATGACAGTTGAGGTCACTGCTCCTCGGGTTTTGGAAAG GGAGGGCTCGTCTCAGCTCAGTGCGGAGGTTCTGATTTCAGCAGTCGCAGATGATCTTGGCAGCTGTTTCATCTCATTCCTGGCTCACATAAATGGCACTCAAACTTGTGAGGATAATGATCGTAGAAGGCTGGAACTCGTGTTGCTAAGGATCCACACTGTTGTTGTGGAAGCAGAGGGGCGGCACATCACAAATCGAAGAGTGTTCTTGCAGCTTAAGGCACTTATTCAGG ATCTTGGCATGGAGGTTCTGATTTCAGCTGTGACAGGTGATCTTGTCAGCCGGTTCATCTCTTTCCTGGCGCAAAATTATGGCACTCAAGCATGTGAGGAGGACCGTAGAAGGCTGGAACACATCTTGCTAAGGATGAACATGGTTGTTGAGGAAGCAGAGGGGCGGCACATCACAAATCGAGGGATGTTCCTGCAGCTGAAGACACTCATGGAGGGCGTGTATCTCGGGTACTACATGCTTGACAGGCTCAAGTTCCAACCCCTTGGAGAAGAGAGCATTGCAGATGATGAGGTGAGTCACTGGAGCCAATCTCTTGCCGTTTCTACTTTTAACACCGCCAAGCGCCTTCGTTTTGCTGTTGCTGCTTCTATGATGAAGAACACACCGATAGCATTTGGTACCAGGAGCACAACAAAGTTGAAAAGTGTTCTTGAAAGCTTAGAGGCTACGACTGCAGATATGAGAGAGTTTGTCGTGCTCCTCGGCAGCTGCCCTCGTCTTCCTCGCCAGCCATACTGTATGTACCTATACATGGATAAGTGCATGTTTGGTCGCCATGTCGAGAAAGAGCAACTTATCAACTTCTTGCTATGTGATGACAGTCGTCACGATTGCACACATATTAGCATCCTGCCGATCATCGGCCCACACAGAATCGGGAAGAAAACACTGGTGCAACATGCTTGCAAGGATGAGAGGGTGTGCAATCGTTTCTCCCACATGTTTTTCTTCAAAGGAGATGATCTAGCGAACGGAGTATTTGCATTGAACAACCAGGCAGCCTCAGGGAAGTACTTGTTTGTCGTGGATTTCATCTTCGATGTGGATGAGGCAGCATGGACAAACTTCCAATCATATTTGCAGAAGTTGCCAGGTGCTGGGATCAAAATTGTAGTAACAGGCAGAGCAGAGCAAGTTGCAAACTTGGGGACTGCTCAACCCATCAGGCTGAAGAGTCTGTCTCAAGAAGAGTACTGGTACTACTTCAAGGCACTTGCCTTCGGAAGCATGGATCCTGATGATCATCCGAAACTGGCATCTCTGGGCATGCAACTAGCGGCGCTCCTACAGGGATCATTTCTTGGTGCAAACATACTCGGCGAGCTACTAAGAGCTAATCCAAGCACAGAATTCTGGCGTGGAGTATTATCGAGCATAAGAGGACTAGTTCGCGAGCACTTATCGTCCTTCGGCACGCACCCAGAGGACCTCCTTGGTAGAAATTTCCCTGTGAATTTCGGCAGTGCGGCCTTGGTGGGTGGTCAGGCTCAGCGATACCTGGTGTATGATCTTCGGGAGGCTGGCCCTGGTCAAAGTGAGCTGCCAAAACTGACATCGCAAGAACTACTGACAGGCCGTGATATACCTGTTGAAGACAAGTTTGAGGTGCTAGTATGGAGATCTCGGATCCCGCCTTACGGCGACTACGTTGTTACTTACGAAAAACAGAAGAATCATGTGGCAGTGAGAAAACGTCAGCGCAAAAGTTAA
- the LOC125550901 gene encoding transcription factor VIP1-like — MDPRFPPPAPSSAAAGAPRGHRRAHSETFIRFPDADLLLDPDSDFSFSDLDFPSLSDDSPAVSSDPTPPPPPLPPQQQGAAASPAPAPRPPGGGGAHMRSLSLDAAFFDGLALQGGGGGGAGHKRSGSMDGASSPSDGESALSGGLPDYAKKAIPAERLAELALLDPKRAKRILANRQSAARSKERKIKYTGELERKVQTLQTEATTLSAQLTLLQRDTSGLTVENRELKLRLQSMEEQAKLRDALNDALREEVQRLKIAAGQVPNMNGNPFGGGLQQHQQQQQQIPNYFSQQQMHYQGHQHHHPQNHSQNSSNGGQSLSGQSLSDSMDFM, encoded by the exons ATGGACCCGCGCTTCCCGCCGCCGGCGCCGTCCTCTGCTGCCGCGGGTGCGCCGCGCGGCCACCGGCGGGCCCACTCCGAGACCTTCATCCGGTTCCCCGACGCGGACCTGCTGCTCGACCCGGACAGCGACTTCTCCTTCTCCGACCTCGACTTCCCCTCCCTCTCCGACGACTCCCCCGCCGTCTCCTCCGACCCCACCCCGCCTcctccgccgctgccgccgcagcagcaGGGGGCTGCCGCGTCCCCGGCGCCGGCGCCGCGGCCGCCCGGTGGCGGGGGTGCGCATATGAGGAGCCTCTCGCTCGACGCCGCCTTCTTCGACGGCCTCGCGCTGCAGgggggaggcggaggcggagctGGGCATAAGAGGAGCGGCTCCATGGATGGAGCGAGCTCGCCGTCCGACGGCGAGTCTGCGCTGTCCGGTGGGCTGCCGGACTACGCCAAGAAGGCCATTCCCGCGGAAAGGCTCGCTGAACTCGCGCTCCTCGACCCCAAGCGCGCTAAGAG GATTCTGGCCAACAGGCAGTCGGCCGCGAGGTCCAAGGAGAGGAAGATCAAGTACACCGGCGAGCTGGAGAGGAAGGTGCAGACGCTGCAGACAGAGGCGACAACGCTCTCTGCACAGCTCACGCTTCTTCAG AGGGATACTTCCGGTTTAACTGTTGAGAACAGAGAGCTCAAACTCCGGTTGCAGTCCATGGAAGAACAAGCCAAACTTCGAGATG CTCTGAATGATGCCCTGAGAGAAGAAGTCCAGCGGCTTAAGATAGCGGCAGGTCAAGTTCCAAACATGAATGGAAACCCCTTCGGCGGAGGGCTGCAGCAGCatcagcaacagcagcagcagatTCCGAACTATTTCTCGCAGCAGCAGATGCACTACCAAGGTCATCAGCATCACCACCCCCAAAACCACTCCCAGAATTCTTCGAATGGAGGCCAGTCGCTGAGTGGTCAGTCTCTAAGCGACTCCATGGATTTCATGTGA